A genomic stretch from Thunnus maccoyii chromosome 19, fThuMac1.1, whole genome shotgun sequence includes:
- the LOC121886145 gene encoding rhotekin-like yields MTAQRREQTTETLHRRNMNIQDEEVLKEIEREVRMREGASKLLAACSQRDQALEASKSLLTCNTRILALLSQLQRMRKAQILQRAGRRPSDDLVQCMGKVALSDLRIPLMWKDSEYFKNKGELHRCAVFCLLQCGTEIHDTDLVMVDRTLTDICFEDTIIFSDVGPEFQLRVELYSSCVVEDFSLGALGPRRMSLLGGSLGCSSGKKIRAAFESAAICGSISSGGEAGPGSVSPPLSADLSALGPKYNLLAHTILRIEHVQDGFKTHDLSLAATEDSPFWLPLYGNMCCRFVAQPLCMIQPVTSGQLKVKLKEDLNCWENVYAVLRGQSLLCYQSQEDLESEDKPLLLIPIKKDTIVCVSERDSAQCQTIYISKQQREEETYMLTTHTPEDTQRWTEALWQHIYNMNQWKQCCEDFMKIEMPSSRKSITLKQGSLYHEIVTPSSPREGVVVPDLSVEIRTLLSSYYKESY; encoded by the exons ATGACAGCGCAGAGACGGGAGCAGACTACTGAGACACTGCACAGAAGGAACATGAACATCCAG GATGAGGAGGTGCTGAAGGAGATTGAGAGGGAGGTGCGAATGCGGGAGGGGGCCAGTAAACTACTTGCAGCTTGTTCCCAAAGAGACCAGGCCCTGGAGGCCTCCAAGAGCCTGTTAACATGCAATACCCGTATCCTGGCCTTGCTTAGTCAACTCCAGAGGATGAGGAAAGCTCAAATCCTACAGAGAGCGGGACGCAG GCCATCTGATGATCTAGTACAGTGTATGGGAAAAGTAGCCCTTTCAG ACCTGCGAATTCCACTCATGTGGAAAGACTCAGAGTACTTCAAAAATAAAGGAG AGCTACATCGCTGTGCTGTGTTCTGCCTGCTTCAGTGCGGCACAGAGATCCATGACACTGATCTGGTGATGGTAGACAGGACTTTAACTGACATCTGCTTTGAAGACACTATTATATT cAGTGATGTAGGACCAGAGTTTCAACTTCGTGTGGAGCTGTACAGCAGTTGTGTGGTTGAGGATTTCTCCCTGGGGGCTCTAGGACCCAGGAGAATGAGCCTGCTGGGGGGTTCTCTGGGATGCTCCTCAGGTAAAAAGATCCGTGCTGCATTTGAGTCTGCAGCTATTTGTGGATCCATTTCCAGCGGAGGAGAAGCAGGACCTGGAAGTGTGTCCCCTCCTTTATCCGCTGACCTCTCTGCACT GGGGCCTAAGTATAACCTGTTGGCTCACACAATACTGAGAATCGAACATGTCCAGGATGGTTTCAAGACGCACGATTTGTCACTAGCAGCAACAG aGGATAGTCCCTTCTGGTTGCCTCTGTATGGCAATATGTGCTGTCGTTTTGTTGCTCAGCCTCTCTGCATGATTCAGCCAGTCACAAGTGGGCAACTCAAGGTCAAG CTTAAAGAGGACCTTAATTGCTGGGAAAATGTCTACGCTGTCCTCAGGGGGCAAAGTCTTCTCTGCTATCAGAGTCAAGAAGACCTGGAGTCTGAGGACAAGCCGTTACTTCTAATCCCCATCAAAAAG gATACcattgtctgtgtgtcagagagagattCTGCCCAATGCCAGACTATATACATCAGTAAACagcaaagagaggaagaaacctACATGCTGACCACGCACACACCTGAAGACACGCAGCGCTGGACCGAGGCTCTCTGGCAGCACATCTATAATATGA ACCAGTGGAAGCAGTGTTGTGAAGATTTCATGAAGATTGAAATGCCGAGCTCCAGGAAATCCATCACGTTGAAGCAGGGATCGCTATACCATGAAATAG TTACACCCTCTTCTCCCAGGGAAGGCGTTGTGGTCCCGGATTTGTCTGTTGAGATCCGCACTTTGCTCTCTTCCTACTACAAGGAAAG